tgacagagggacagatagggacagacagacaggaagggagagagatgaaaagcatcagttcttcactgtggaaccttacttgttcattgattcctttcttatatgtgcccttactgggtgGGCTAcaggcagagcaagtgaccccttgctcaagccagtgaccatggggttatgtctatgatcccacactcaagctggtgagcccgcatttAAGCCGTccatctcagggttttgaacctgggtcctccgcatcccagttcgatgctctatccactgtgcctggttAGGCTAAGCAGTAAATGTTACAAGGAATTCCTTTAAAAGTAATTGGACAAGAATCTCTTAACAGTTTTCCAAAGTAAACAAAATaggattttcatagtattttgatACAGATGATTCAGATCCTGGCTTCAGTGTTAGATCAGTATTATTTAAAGAGTCCTAATATTCTGCCTCTTTTCAGACTTCCCAACTAATAATCTTATGTCATTTTAACTTACGCTAAATGCAGTTTTGAGAACCTAAcctcttaaacattttttagtCCCATGAAGCTGAGGTCTTGAAGCAGCTTGCTGAGAAACGAGAGCATGAGAAAGAAGTGCTTCAGAAAGCAATTGAGGAGAACAACAACTTCAGTAAAATGGCAGAAGAGAAGCTGACCCATAAAATGGAAGCCAACAAAGAGAACCGAGAGGCACAAATGGCTGCCAAACTGGAGCGCTTGCGAGAGAAGGTTGGTGTCTGCAGTGCTGAGGAGGGCTAAGCTTGAAGTTTTCATGTGCCAGTGAACTGCCTTCAGCTAACCGCCTTGATCAAAGGTGTTTGGCATTCTTGTCATCAATTTTGGAACTTAACATGTTAGAGAgagttatcttattttaaagtaagatggATTATTCAACAACTTCCAGCATAATTATGCTTTTGTTGGAAGAGCAGTAGGAGGCTCAGTTATTTAGGTCTCCTGTGTGACCCAGGAAGTTTGAAGGTTGTCTTAGAACTCTAATTATGTcattcatataatatataattatacagtAGTCCTCCCTCATCTCTGTGGGatgtgttccaagacccccagtggctgcctgaaaccacagatagtaccaaaccctatatgtATATGCTATGTttcttcctatacatacatatcttTGATGAagttatggcttctctttggcacatCCAAGTTGCCagcactactcttgtgctttggggtcattattaagaaaaataagagtgaCATGAACACAGATACTGTGATATcatgacagttgatctgataactgagacaGCTACTAAATGACTTACAGACAGGTAATACAGTGGACGAAGGGATGAATTATATCTCGGGCAGGACAGAGTGGGACAGTGTGAGATAAAATGATATTCAAGACgatgaataatttaaaacttatgaaatgtttatttcttataCTTTCATACTGCAGTTGACTACAGTTAACTGAAACAGTGAAAAGTAAAACCACTGATATGGGTGACTATTGCATTTCTGATATTATTACATATATGGTAACTGCCGACACTATGTTGGGCCTCTTTTGGAGGCATGACTTGGCAGGCTGCTGTGTTTGACTGATGATATATACTGTTTCTTTACAGGACAAGCACATTGAAGAAGTGCGGAAGAACAAAGAGTCCAAAGATCCTGCTGATGAAACTGAAGCTGACTAATTTGTTCTGAGAACtgactttctcctcctccccttcctaaaTATCCAAAGACTGTACTGGccagtgtcattttatttttgcccTCCTGACAATTCTTCTAGAAGCTGATGTAGGACCATAGGTAGATCCAGACTGTACGGTGTTGTTTTAGGGGATAAAAGGGAGAAACTGAAAGtgttttgctctttttctaaAGTGTTGAAGTCTTTCTAATGTAGCTATTTTTCTTGTATCTTTTCTACTTCAGTACACCTGGTGTACTGGGTCAATGGCTAGTACTGTATTGGCTCTGTGGAAACATGTTTGTGAAGAGTATGTAGTTGGCTTCTTTCAAATTGTTAGATGCTGAATATCTGTTCACTTTTAAATCCCAATTCTGTCCCGATCTTACCAGATGCTACTGTACTTGAATGGTTAATAAAACTGCACAGTGCTGTTGGTGGCAGTGGCTTTTTCTGTCCAGGTAATAAACTGTGCAGTCAGAGGCCCTCTGGGATGATGTTTGTTCCGGGCAGGCCCAGCAACTGCAGGTTCTCCGCCCTCTTCGCACTGGAGTAGTTCGCATTGTTTTCTTCCACAATCACCACTTTGTTGCCATGCCTCGGCCCAGATCAGCTGTTATGATAGTCTTCAGATGTTTATTTGCAAACAAGCATTTTTTTGTTCCTGTGTCCCTGTTAAAAAGGCAGATTCGAGGCACAAATGGTGTTTCTAGACAACAGTTTAGAGGAAATCTTAAGATCCTAATTGGAGATATTTGACGGTTTGCTTTATGTTAACTTGGGGATAGGTATGCACCCTGATGCTTCCCTGCCCTGGAAGCTGTGACTCAAATTGAATACTGATAAAACTTTCTGTGCCCCTGTAGGCTGGCAGTTCCTTCATCTTGTATCAAGAGGCTATGCAACATACACCGTAGTCAGAGCATTGCCTCTCAATTCCCAGAAAGCCTTTGGCAATTTTCTTAG
The Saccopteryx bilineata isolate mSacBil1 chromosome 3, mSacBil1_pri_phased_curated, whole genome shotgun sequence DNA segment above includes these coding regions:
- the STMN1 gene encoding stathmin, encoding MASSDIQVKELEKRASGQAFELILSPRSKESVPEFPLSPPKKKDLSLEEIQKKLEAAEERRKSHEAEVLKQLAEKREHEKEVLQKAIEENNNFSKMAEEKLTHKMEANKENREAQMAAKLERLREKDKHIEEVRKNKESKDPADETEAD